In the Enterobacter cloacae subsp. cloacae ATCC 13047 genome, AAAAAAGAGGATCCAGGTCAGACATCAGTAAACGGAACGTCCCAGGCGTTGGGTCAGTTTCTCCAGAACCGCCACACCGGCCAGTGAATTACCCGTCTCATCCAGCTCCGGGCTCCAGACAGCAATAGCCATCTCATGCGGTACAATGGCAACCACCCCACCCCCGACGCCCGACTTGGCCGGAAGACCGACGCGCCAGGCAAATTCGCCCGCGTTCTGATACATCCCGCTTGTCGCCATCAGGGCATTGACCTGACGCGCCTGCATAGGTGAAACCACCTCCTGATCGAGATGCGGTGCGTGCCCCTGGTGAGCAAGGAACAGGAAGGTCTGCGCCAGCTCCACGCAGCTCATTTTCAGCGCGCAGTAGTGGAAATAGTTTTGCAGTACGGTCGCCACATCATTATGGAAATTGCCGAACGATTTCATCAACCAGGCAATGGCGGCGTTACGCGCAGAGTGCTCGAACTCCGAACGGGCGACCACTGAATCATAAGCAATATCGTCAACGCCTGAGAGCTGGCGAACAATTTCAAGCATGCGCTGGCGTGGCGCGCTAAGACGGCTTTGCAGCATATCGCAGACCACCAGCGCCCCGGCGTTGATAAAGGGGTTACGCGGTTTACCCTGTTCAATCTCAAGCTGTAGCAGAGAGTTAAACGGCTGCCCGGAGGGATCTTTACCCACCCGTTGCCAGATCTCCTCTTCCTCGTACTGTCGCATGGCCGCAACCAGACTTAGCACTTTCGAAATAGACTGGATGGAAAAACGTTCCGTGGCGTCACCGGCCTGGTAACGCTGACCGTCTATCGTACAAATTGCAATTCCCAGCTTATTCCCGCTGACCGAGGCAAGGGCCGGAATATAGTCGGCAACCTTTCCTTTTCCAAGTAACGGACGAACCTGCGCCAGAATCTCGTCCAGCATCTCATTATGGATGACCGCAGCCACTCTCTTTGCTCCTTGCCCTCAGGCTAAAACGGGCTGCGAGTATAACAGACGCTTATGTGTTGCGTCAGGCACTGAGACGAAAACGCGAAACCGCCTGCAATAAAAGATCCGACTGTTTGTGCAGGCGCTCAGAGGCATCGGACGCGTCAGAGACAAGGCTGTCGGTCTGCCGCGACACCTGATTCAGCGCCTGAAGCTGGCGCGTCATCTGATGAATACTCTCCCCCTGACTCAGCGTGGCCGCGGAGATCTCATTCAGCAAACTGCTTAATGTTCCCACCAGCCCCGTCACCTGCTGCAGGTTATCTTCCAGACGGTTAACGGCCCGTGACCCGTCTTCGATCCCCTGAAGGGAACGGTTGATAAGCTCCTGGATGGTCTGCGTCGAATGGCTGCTCTTCCTCGCCAGCAGCCCCACTTCACGAGCGACAACGGCGAACCCGCGCCCCTGGTTTCCCGCGTGAGCCGCTTCAATTGCTGCATTCAGCGCCAGAATGTTGGTCTGAAACGCGACGCTGTCGATCATCGCCACGATCCCCCGCATCTCTGAGGATCGGTCGACGATCGCCTGCATCGACGCATTGACGGTCGACATCATCTGATCCCCTCCCGCCGCGGCCTGGCGCGCCTCATCCGCCCGCGAGCTGGCAAGCTTCGCATAGCCCGTGTTGCCTTCTACGTGAGTTTCCAGGGTCGCGATATGCGCCGTCACGTCTTCCAGCTCTTTGGCCTGACGTGCCGACTGGTGATACAGCTTTTGATTGCCCTGCGCCAGTGCGCCAATATTTTCCACCATGGCGGTGGTCGCATCGCTGACCTGGGTCACCAGCTGCTGTAGCCCGTTCTGCATGGTGGCAATACTGTCGCTGAGCTGTGCAATTTCACGGTTAAAACGCGTCACGCCAGGAGAGGTACCGGAGAGATCGCCCGCGGCCAGCCGGTTGATATGCGCAATCAAGCGCCGCAACGGGGTAATTACCCATCGGGACATCCCGAACCAGACGGCAACCGCAATAGCGAGCAACAGAACAGGCGCAAGCAGGAACAGCGTTTGCAGACCGGAGAGCTGCGCAATCAACGACTGACGCCCTTTGAGCGCCTGCTTCTCGCTTGCTTGCTGATAGCGGGCATAGTTGTCATTAAAGTCGGTCTGAAACGCCTGCGCCGGCACGGCAAAAAACGCATCGATGGTGTTGGTTTTCACCAGCCCTTCCGCCTGCTCTTTTATCGCGCCGTAAAAAAGCTGATAGCTGTTAACCAGGGCGTCATCTTTTGGCGGATTAAGCGCCAGCCAGGCATTCCACGCCTGCTGCGAAACAGCCAGCGCCTTTTGCGCGTCGTCCATCAGGCTGTGCCAGCTGCCCTCGGAGCCGGTCTCTTTATCCTGCATAAACCAGACGCCGGAGCGGTTAAGCAGATCGCTTGCGGCCAGCAGGGAAACGCGAGCCAGATCCAGCTTGCTCTGCTGCTGATACGCCAGCAGGTTTTGCTGCTCGTTGCGTTGCGCTTCCTTAAGGGAGGCATTGAGCAGGAACGACGAGGAGAGTTGCAGGGCGGAAAAGAGGCCGATAATACAAAAGATACCGGTCAGCAGGCCAAACTGGCGGGGGATAATGCGCTGCGCAATACGACGATAAATTTGCGTTAGGTTCATAATTTTCTTCAGTAACAAGACGTTAGACGCGTGCGAGTCTACGAAACGAAAATGACAGAACCATTGCAGAGAAATGACAGAGGCCCTCGTCGTCAGGTCCTCTGTAAAGATGGCGGTTACACTCTGTTCTTCCACACCGTCTGCACGTTACAAAACTCGTGCAAACCAAAGTGGGAAAGCTCACGGCCAAAACCACTTTTCTTCACGCCGCCAAAGGCCACGCGCGCGTCACTGGCGCTAAAGCCATTGATAAACACCCCGCCGCACTCCAGCTCGCGGGCGAATTTTCCGGCCAGCGCTTCGTTGGCGGTAAACACCGTGGCAGAGAGACCAAAGTCGCTGTCGTTGGCAAGCTGCAGGGCATGTTCCGCATCCTTCGCCACCGTAATCGCCGCAACCGGACCAAACAGCTCCTGACGGAAGGCGGTCATTGTCGGGGTGACATGGCTTAGCACGGTTGGCGCGTAATAGTTGCCCTCCCCGCTGATTTTCTCGCCGCCCAGCAGCAGCGTGGCCCCTTCCGCGAGCGTGGCCTGCACCTGCTGATGCAGTTCGTCACGCAGATCGAAACGCGCCATCGGGCCAATATCATTCTCTTCCCGATCCGGTGCTCCCATCTTCAGCGCCGTAACCGCCGCAACAAAACGCCGGGTAAAGTCATCGGCAATACCCTCTTCGATAATAAAGCGCTTTGCCGCCGCGCAAACCTGCCCGGTGTTCTGATAACGTCCCGTGACGGCCGCGCGAACGGCCAGATCCAGA is a window encoding:
- a CDS encoding methyl-accepting chemotaxis protein, whose amino-acid sequence is MNLTQIYRRIAQRIIPRQFGLLTGIFCIIGLFSALQLSSSFLLNASLKEAQRNEQQNLLAYQQQSKLDLARVSLLAASDLLNRSGVWFMQDKETGSEGSWHSLMDDAQKALAVSQQAWNAWLALNPPKDDALVNSYQLFYGAIKEQAEGLVKTNTIDAFFAVPAQAFQTDFNDNYARYQQASEKQALKGRQSLIAQLSGLQTLFLLAPVLLLAIAVAVWFGMSRWVITPLRRLIAHINRLAAGDLSGTSPGVTRFNREIAQLSDSIATMQNGLQQLVTQVSDATTAMVENIGALAQGNQKLYHQSARQAKELEDVTAHIATLETHVEGNTGYAKLASSRADEARQAAAGGDQMMSTVNASMQAIVDRSSEMRGIVAMIDSVAFQTNILALNAAIEAAHAGNQGRGFAVVAREVGLLARKSSHSTQTIQELINRSLQGIEDGSRAVNRLEDNLQQVTGLVGTLSSLLNEISAATLSQGESIHQMTRQLQALNQVSRQTDSLVSDASDASERLHKQSDLLLQAVSRFRLSA
- the glsB gene encoding glutaminase B; protein product: MAAVIHNEMLDEILAQVRPLLGKGKVADYIPALASVSGNKLGIAICTIDGQRYQAGDATERFSIQSISKVLSLVAAMRQYEEEEIWQRVGKDPSGQPFNSLLQLEIEQGKPRNPFINAGALVVCDMLQSRLSAPRQRMLEIVRQLSGVDDIAYDSVVARSEFEHSARNAAIAWLMKSFGNFHNDVATVLQNYFHYCALKMSCVELAQTFLFLAHQGHAPHLDQEVVSPMQARQVNALMATSGMYQNAGEFAWRVGLPAKSGVGGGVVAIVPHEMAIAVWSPELDETGNSLAGVAVLEKLTQRLGRSVY